AAGGCATTGATGCTGAGGATATGCCCTATATCTTTGATAAATTCCGGCGTGGTCGGGGCATTACGCAAAAGGCAATTCCAGGAACAGGTTTGGGCCTAGCACTGGTTAAAGGGTTGGTTGAGCATCTTAATGGCACGATTGAGGTATCTAGTCAGCCGATCATAGCTCCAGTGAGGGCAGGAGATGGAGGCATTTATCAGGCTGATCGGCATGCTTCTTGGGAAACCTGTTTCGTGCTGACGCTTCCCCAGTTATAAGATCGATCAGGACAAAAAATTGGGTAGGATAGGTTGGGTGACAAGTAGAGAATTATGCTTACGGGCTGAGGGGCTCACCGTCGGCCTCTGCCCTAGGCCATACCTAAGATAACGAGCTCTCAGTTGAGCACTCGGTAGAATGCGTATAGCCTCGGTATGGCTCCGCTAAAGCGATAGCGTAACGCATCAAGGCTGTGCACAAGCGACAGCGTAACGCATCAAACAAGACGGTTTGTTTAGATCCACTTGCTTAGAGGTTACCGATGGATCAATCCTATTCTAAAGAAGGTGAGTCTTTGACGCCTGAACTTCAGGCCATAGATCTAGGTGTAACAGAGCTGGACGTAGAGGCTTTGTCTGGCAGTGAGGGAATAGAGATTGCAACAGAAACCCTAGGACAGCGATCGCGCCGGATTACTGCAGAGATCTGGCTACCCCATTCCCTAGAGCAGATCTGGCAGCTTTTAACCGACTACGATCATCTCGCAGACTTCATCCCTAACCTCGATCAAAGCCGCACCATTGCCAGTCCTGATGCCCACACCACGCGGATTGAGCAAATTGGCGCAGAGTGCTTTCTGGCCATTCGCTTTTGTGCTCGGGTGGTGCTAGATATGGCCGAGTCATTCCCCCACCGCATTGACTTTCAGATGGTTGAAGGAGACTTTCGCTCCTTCTCAGGAAGCTGGAATCTACAGCCCCAAGCTCAAGCTGGTCAAGAAGGCACCTATCTGCAATATGTGGTGCAGATTGAACCCACGCGCTTGATGCCCATTGGGTTGATCGAGCGCCATCTTCGTAAGAATCTCATGCTTAACTT
This window of the Candidatus Obscuribacterales bacterium genome carries:
- a CDS encoding SRPBCC family protein, whose amino-acid sequence is MDQSYSKEGESLTPELQAIDLGVTELDVEALSGSEGIEIATETLGQRSRRITAEIWLPHSLEQIWQLLTDYDHLADFIPNLDQSRTIASPDAHTTRIEQIGAECFLAIRFCARVVLDMAESFPHRIDFQMVEGDFRSFSGSWNLQPQAQAGQEGTYLQYVVQIEPTRLMPIGLIERHLRKNLMLNLAAIRQQADHLYVV